The segment TCCAGCGCCAACGCCAGAATCTCGCAGAACGAATCCCAGTAAAACGAATCGGGAACTCCCCAATGAAAGCGCCCCAATGCCCGGAAGAACGCCGGGAAAACGCCAAGATAAAACGGCTGATGCTTCGCCAGAAAAATCGCGAAACAGACGCTGAACCAAACGAGTAAAAGAATAGGCGTCGCCAACCGGTCGTCGATCTTACGAATGGGCGTTCCACTCCTTCCCGGTAATCATCTGGTAGGCGTCGAGGTAGCGTTTGCGCGTGTTTTCGATGATGCGATCGGGAAGGTTGGGAGGCGGAGGATTTCGGTCCCAGCGGATTTCGTTCAGATAATCCCGCAGAAACTGCTTGTCCAACGCTTCTTGAGGGCCGCCGGGCGAGTAGGTCTCCACCGCCCAAAATCGGGACGAATCAGGAGTTAGAATCTCATCGATCAGCAGGATTTTCCCGTCCAGCATCCCAAATTCGAACTTGGTATCGGCGATGATGACGCCCTGTTCCTGCGCCCGCTTCGATGCGCTTCGATAAAGCGCGATGCTGCGGGCGCGCAACTCTTCGCTTACAGGTCCGCCAACGATATCGACCATCCTGTCGAAGGAGATATTCTCATCATGACCTGCGTCGTTCTTCGTGGCGGGCGTGAACAGCGGCTGCGGCAGTTGTTCAGACTCTTTCAATCCGGCGGGCAGATGGATGCCGCATATACTCTGGTTCTCTTGATACTCCTTCCAGGCGGAGCCGGAAAGGTATCCTCTCACCACACATTCCACTCGCAATGGCTCTACTTTTTTCGTGAGCATCGAACGCAGCTGCAATATTTCTGGGTAGTGGTTGAACGGTTCGGGAAAATCCTCCACGTTGGAAGAGATCATATGGTGCGGCTTCGCTTCCGGCAGTTCGTCGAACCAAAACTTGGACAGCTGCGTCAAAATCGCTCCTTTGTCGGGAACGCCTTGGGGCATAATGCAGTCATACGCGCTGATGCGGTCCGACGCAACCAGGAGCAATCGGTTCCCCAGATCGAAGATATCCCGCACCTTGCCTTTTCTTGTGGGGGCGATATTGGGAAT is part of the Candidatus Omnitrophota bacterium genome and harbors:
- a CDS encoding phosphoribosylaminoimidazolesuccinocarboxamide synthase, which translates into the protein MTAITSIQIPNIAPTRKGKVRDIFDLGNRLLLVASDRISAYDCIMPQGVPDKGAILTQLSKFWFDELPEAKPHHMISSNVEDFPEPFNHYPEILQLRSMLTKKVEPLRVECVVRGYLSGSAWKEYQENQSICGIHLPAGLKESEQLPQPLFTPATKNDAGHDENISFDRMVDIVGGPVSEELRARSIALYRSASKRAQEQGVIIADTKFEFGMLDGKILLIDEILTPDSSRFWAVETYSPGGPQEALDKQFLRDYLNEIRWDRNPPPPNLPDRIIENTRKRYLDAYQMITGKEWNAHS